A window of the Sphingomonas piscis genome harbors these coding sequences:
- a CDS encoding NAD-dependent deacylase: MTSLRNIVVLTGAGVSAESGVPTFRASDGLWEGHRVEDVATPEAYFRNPTLVHEFYDARRAKLLSVEPNPAHGALARLDSEWPGDFLLVTQNVDDLHERAGSKRLIHMHGELKKGWCLACDERFAWDGAMGENAACVSCGKAGEARPDIVWFGEMPYEMERIDDALRRCDLFVSIGTSGAVYPAAGFVQTARYCGARTLEINLEPSQGSLFFDERRYGPAGELVPIWVEELLGG; the protein is encoded by the coding sequence GTGACCAGCTTGCGGAACATCGTCGTCTTGACCGGCGCCGGCGTATCGGCGGAAAGCGGCGTGCCCACCTTCCGCGCTTCCGATGGATTGTGGGAAGGTCACCGTGTCGAGGACGTTGCGACGCCTGAGGCATATTTCCGCAACCCGACGCTCGTGCACGAATTCTATGACGCGCGGCGAGCGAAGTTGCTGTCCGTGGAGCCGAACCCGGCGCATGGCGCGTTGGCGCGACTCGACTCCGAGTGGCCGGGCGACTTCCTGCTGGTGACGCAGAATGTCGACGACCTGCACGAACGCGCCGGGTCGAAGCGGCTGATCCACATGCACGGCGAGCTCAAGAAGGGCTGGTGCCTCGCTTGCGACGAGCGCTTCGCCTGGGATGGCGCGATGGGGGAGAACGCTGCCTGCGTTTCCTGCGGCAAGGCGGGCGAGGCGCGGCCCGATATCGTTTGGTTCGGCGAGATGCCCTACGAGATGGAGCGGATCGACGACGCGCTACGGCGTTGCGACCTGTTCGTATCGATCGGCACGTCGGGCGCGGTCTACCCCGCCGCCGGCTTCGTGCAGACTGCACGCTACTGCGGCGCGCGAACGCTGGAGATCAACTTGGAGCCGAGCCAAGGCAGCCTGTTCTTCGACGAGCGGCGGTATGGGCCGGCGGGTGAGCTGGTTCCGATTTGGGTAGAAGAGCTGCTCGGCGGTTAG
- the era gene encoding GTPase Era, with protein MDQTRCGLVAVIGAPNAGKSTLVNALVGQKVAIVSPKAQTTRAKLMGIAIADEAQILLVDTPGIFQPRRRLDRAMVQAAWSGAEDADLILLVIDAAAKLGERVEAMLANIEDRPEPIILVLNKVDIAKKDDLLAYASRLSERLNPQHVFMVSATSGDGLVDLKATLAAAMPEGPWHFPEDQLSDATDRMVAAELTREQIYNQLHAELPYSTAIEIEKWEDRKDGSTVIHQQILIERDSQKAIVLGKGGARLKSIGAAAREAIAEHLGRKVHLFLHVKVNPRWDEDRSLYRDIGLEWAD; from the coding sequence ATGGATCAGACCCGCTGCGGCCTCGTCGCGGTGATCGGCGCCCCCAACGCGGGCAAGAGCACCTTAGTGAATGCGCTGGTCGGGCAGAAGGTGGCGATCGTCAGCCCCAAGGCGCAAACCACGCGCGCCAAGCTGATGGGCATTGCAATCGCGGACGAGGCGCAAATTCTGCTCGTCGACACGCCAGGCATCTTCCAGCCGCGCCGGCGCTTGGACCGCGCAATGGTCCAGGCCGCATGGTCGGGAGCAGAGGACGCCGACCTCATCCTCCTCGTCATCGATGCGGCCGCGAAGCTCGGCGAGCGGGTGGAGGCGATGCTCGCGAATATCGAGGATCGGCCGGAGCCGATCATCCTCGTGCTGAACAAGGTGGATATTGCCAAGAAGGACGACCTTCTCGCTTATGCGTCGCGGCTGTCCGAGCGGCTGAACCCGCAACATGTCTTTATGGTCAGCGCGACGAGCGGCGATGGCTTGGTCGATCTTAAGGCAACGCTTGCCGCTGCCATGCCGGAGGGGCCATGGCACTTCCCGGAAGATCAGCTTTCAGACGCCACCGACCGCATGGTTGCGGCCGAGCTGACCCGCGAGCAAATCTACAACCAGCTCCATGCCGAGCTGCCCTATTCAACCGCCATTGAGATCGAGAAGTGGGAGGATCGCAAGGACGGCTCGACCGTCATCCACCAGCAAATCCTGATTGAACGGGACAGCCAGAAGGCCATCGTGCTCGGCAAGGGCGGTGCCCGGCTGAAGAGCATCGGCGCCGCGGCGCGCGAAGCCATCGCCGAGCATCTCGGCCGCAAGGTCCACCTGTTCCTTCACGTGAAGGTAAATCCGCGCTGGGACGAGGACCGCAGTCTCTACCGCGACATCGGCCTGGAATGGGCTGACTAA
- the rnc gene encoding ribonuclease III: MNSVDQFVREALGHQPRDLHLFERALTHSSANSRESYERLEFLGDRVLGLVIARWLYDSYAQEPEGQLSKRYNALVNRESCADVGRQIGLPALIRLGKQAREDGANRSDNVVGDVVEALLGALLIDGGMEVAEAFVRRNWADAIQHQGRAPQHPKSQLQELAAARDLKAPAYEVVGRSGAHHAPVFTVKVSVKGLGEAQADGGSKQDAETAAAAALLGQL; encoded by the coding sequence ATGAACTCGGTCGACCAGTTCGTGCGCGAGGCGTTGGGCCATCAGCCGCGCGACCTCCACCTGTTCGAGCGCGCCCTCACCCATTCGAGCGCCAACAGCCGCGAAAGCTATGAGCGGCTCGAATTTCTGGGCGACCGCGTTCTCGGACTGGTGATCGCGCGCTGGCTCTACGACAGCTACGCGCAGGAGCCGGAAGGCCAATTGTCGAAGCGGTATAACGCGCTGGTCAATCGCGAGAGCTGCGCCGACGTGGGGCGGCAGATCGGCCTGCCAGCGCTGATTCGCCTAGGAAAGCAAGCTCGTGAGGATGGCGCGAACCGCAGCGACAATGTCGTCGGCGACGTGGTCGAGGCACTGCTGGGCGCGCTTCTGATCGACGGGGGGATGGAGGTTGCCGAGGCCTTCGTCCGCCGCAACTGGGCGGACGCCATCCAGCATCAGGGGCGTGCCCCGCAGCACCCCAAGTCGCAGCTTCAGGAACTCGCCGCCGCGCGCGACCTCAAGGCTCCAGCATATGAGGTAGTGGGGCGCTCAGGCGCGCATCATGCCCCGGTGTTCACCGTCAAGGTGTCGGTCAAAGGCCTCGGTGAGGCGCAGGCGGACGGCGGTTCGAAGCAGGACGCTGAAACCGCGGCGGCTGCAGCTTTGTTGGGCCAATTATGA
- the lepB gene encoding signal peptidase I has translation MTDTASNTPAPGSPRTGTTKKEGGLIRFFLGVALIAWVVRSLFLATFYIPSGSMLPTLYIGDYLFVAKWPYGYSKYSFPLQFPPFDGRVLGRLPKRGDVIVFRHPVQDADLIKRVIGLPGDTIEVRGGQLILNGAPVSKKPLPAASVPVSLNSPCRQALSVGGMQEAQLGAQCSYPAFLETLPDGPGYTVLDQGNSPADDFPAITVPQGNLFVMGDNRDDSADSRFSPVSGGVGFLPIDHVIGRALVTVWSTDGSASYWKPWTWFSALRGSRMGNGYTGQAE, from the coding sequence ATGACCGATACTGCTTCCAACACCCCGGCTCCAGGCTCGCCGCGAACCGGAACGACGAAGAAGGAAGGCGGGCTGATCCGCTTCTTCCTCGGGGTGGCGCTGATCGCCTGGGTGGTACGAAGCCTGTTCCTGGCGACCTTTTACATTCCGTCGGGTTCAATGCTGCCGACGCTCTACATTGGTGATTATCTGTTCGTCGCCAAGTGGCCGTACGGCTATTCCAAGTACAGCTTCCCGCTGCAGTTCCCGCCCTTCGATGGCCGGGTGCTCGGACGCTTGCCAAAGCGCGGCGACGTGATCGTTTTCCGGCATCCGGTTCAGGACGCCGACCTTATCAAGCGGGTGATCGGACTACCTGGCGACACCATCGAGGTTCGCGGCGGTCAGCTGATCCTGAACGGCGCACCCGTTTCCAAGAAGCCATTGCCCGCGGCGTCGGTCCCCGTCAGCCTCAACAGTCCGTGCCGGCAAGCCTTGTCGGTGGGCGGCATGCAAGAAGCGCAACTGGGGGCGCAGTGCAGCTACCCGGCCTTCCTCGAGACCCTTCCCGATGGTCCGGGCTATACGGTTCTCGATCAAGGCAATAGTCCGGCCGACGACTTTCCGGCCATCACCGTCCCGCAGGGCAATCTGTTCGTCATGGGCGACAATCGGGACGACAGCGCCGACAGCCGTTTTTCGCCCGTAAGCGGCGGCGTCGGCTTCCTGCCCATCGATCATGTCATCGGCCGAGCCTTGGTTACCGTATGGTCGACCGACGGCAGCGCATCCTACTGGAAGCCGTGGACCTGGTTCAGCGCCCTTCGCGGCAGCCGGATGGGCAACGGCTACACCGGGCAGGCCGAATGA
- the pgi gene encoding glucose-6-phosphate isomerase, protein MTQAAWTTIDNHPVRPLSHLFADQPDRLSHLSFELGGVYFDWSKTHLDAGLVEGFAKLANEAGIDEAREQLFTGGIVNPSEGRPAEHVAERGNGSAEAVDVAAARRERVRALVDAVEGEAFGELTGILHIGIGGSVLGPALLVDALGRNARGLDVRFLSNVDGQAVDDAVADLDPHTTLIVVVSKTFTTAETLSNMNAALDWLRDNGVDDPEGRLVAVTAQPDNAVKQGIDETRILQFAEGVGGRYSLWSAVGVSAALSLGWQAFEELLEGAAEMDRHFRFTEPAKNVPMIAAFADLLYTQRLKCQSRAVFAYDERLRLLPDYLQQLEMESNGKSVTRDGSPLDRPTAPVTWGGTGTDAQHAVFQLLHQGTTAVPVEFVASRESEDSQDPEHHRQLLLNCFAQGAALMQGKQSDDPQRSYAGNRPSATILLDRLDARTLGALLAFYEHRTFANAVLLGINPFDQFGVELGKQIANSLNEGGGEFDPSTKALMERAEV, encoded by the coding sequence ATGACCCAAGCCGCCTGGACCACCATCGACAATCACCCCGTCCGCCCGCTTTCCCACCTCTTCGCCGATCAGCCGGATCGGTTGTCGCATCTGTCGTTCGAGCTTGGCGGCGTATACTTCGACTGGTCCAAGACTCACCTCGATGCCGGCCTGGTCGAAGGCTTCGCCAAGCTCGCGAATGAGGCCGGGATCGATGAGGCGCGGGAGCAGCTCTTCACCGGCGGCATCGTCAATCCGAGCGAGGGACGTCCGGCGGAGCATGTCGCCGAACGTGGCAACGGCAGCGCGGAGGCGGTCGACGTCGCCGCTGCCCGGCGCGAGCGCGTCCGCGCCCTCGTCGACGCAGTCGAGGGCGAGGCTTTCGGTGAACTGACGGGCATTCTTCACATTGGCATCGGCGGATCGGTGCTTGGCCCGGCCCTCCTTGTCGATGCGCTCGGCCGGAACGCACGTGGGCTGGACGTCCGTTTCCTGTCCAACGTCGACGGGCAGGCAGTGGATGATGCCGTCGCCGACCTCGACCCGCATACCACCCTGATCGTGGTCGTCTCCAAGACCTTCACCACCGCCGAGACGCTCTCCAACATGAATGCCGCGCTGGACTGGCTGCGTGACAACGGCGTCGACGACCCGGAAGGACGGCTGGTCGCCGTCACCGCCCAGCCGGACAATGCGGTGAAGCAGGGCATTGACGAGACGCGCATTCTTCAGTTCGCCGAAGGCGTCGGCGGTCGCTACTCGCTGTGGAGCGCGGTCGGGGTGTCGGCGGCGCTCTCGCTGGGATGGCAGGCGTTCGAAGAATTGCTGGAGGGCGCGGCGGAGATGGACCGCCACTTCCGCTTCACTGAGCCGGCCAAGAACGTGCCGATGATCGCCGCCTTCGCCGACCTGCTCTATACCCAGCGGCTGAAGTGCCAGTCGCGCGCGGTATTCGCCTATGACGAGCGGCTTCGGCTGCTGCCGGACTATCTTCAGCAGCTGGAGATGGAATCGAACGGCAAGTCGGTGACACGCGACGGCAGTCCGCTCGACCGGCCGACCGCGCCAGTGACGTGGGGAGGGACCGGGACCGACGCTCAACATGCGGTGTTTCAGCTGCTCCACCAGGGCACGACTGCGGTGCCGGTGGAATTCGTCGCCTCACGGGAGAGCGAGGACAGTCAGGATCCCGAGCATCACCGCCAATTGTTGCTCAACTGCTTTGCGCAGGGCGCGGCACTGATGCAGGGCAAGCAGAGCGACGACCCGCAGCGCAGCTATGCCGGCAACCGCCCGAGCGCGACCATCCTGCTCGACCGCCTCGATGCCCGTACGCTTGGCGCCTTGCTCGCCTTCTATGAGCATCGGACGTTCGCCAATGCGGTGCTGCTGGGGATCAACCCGTTCGATCAGTTCGGCGTGGAGCTCGGCAAGCAGATCGCCAACAGCCTGAACGAGGGTGGCGGTGAGTTCGATCCGTCGACCAAGGCGCTGATGGAGCGAGCAGAGGTATGA
- the gorA gene encoding glutathione-disulfide reductase, with protein MSFDYDLFVIGAGSGGVRAARVSAAHGARVAVAEEFRVGGTCVIRGCVPKKLLVYGAHFAEDLEDATMFGWDVPTKRFDWPVLRDSVLAAVDDLEVKYGETLSNYKVEVVRERAVLTGPNSVQLASGETVTAGTILIATGARPQLPEIEGIEHAITSNEAFNLEAVPRRMVIAGGGYIANEFAGVFHQFGSHVTIVNRSDVLLRGYDQQVVDRLMQISIKKGIDFRFNSTFERIEKREDGSLNLTMKGCDDIHADAVLFAIGRIPNSEGLGCADVGVELGERGAIKVDEYNRTSVPSIYAVGDVTDRVQLTPVAIREGHAFADTKFGNSPRTVDYDCIPSAVFSHPPLASVGLTEGQARNRLGDVKVYTSDFRPMKNVLAGRNERSLYKLVVEGEHEQIVGIHMIGPDAPEILQAAAIAVKAKLKKSDFDAVVALHPTMAEELVLMR; from the coding sequence ATGAGCTTCGACTACGACCTGTTCGTCATCGGGGCCGGGTCCGGTGGCGTCCGTGCCGCCCGTGTCTCCGCCGCTCACGGCGCCAGGGTCGCGGTTGCAGAGGAATTCCGCGTCGGCGGCACCTGCGTCATCCGCGGCTGCGTGCCTAAAAAATTGCTGGTCTACGGCGCCCACTTTGCCGAGGACCTCGAGGACGCGACCATGTTCGGCTGGGACGTGCCGACGAAGCGCTTCGACTGGCCGGTGCTGCGCGACAGTGTTCTCGCGGCCGTCGACGATCTCGAGGTCAAATATGGCGAAACGCTGAGCAACTATAAGGTCGAGGTCGTCCGCGAGCGCGCGGTGCTTACCGGACCCAACTCGGTCCAACTCGCCTCCGGCGAGACGGTCACGGCCGGAACCATCCTGATCGCCACCGGCGCCCGGCCACAGTTGCCCGAGATCGAGGGCATCGAACATGCGATCACATCCAACGAAGCGTTCAACCTGGAGGCGGTGCCGCGGCGCATGGTCATCGCCGGGGGCGGCTATATCGCCAACGAGTTTGCGGGTGTGTTCCACCAATTCGGAAGCCACGTCACCATCGTCAATCGGTCGGATGTGCTGCTGCGCGGCTACGATCAGCAGGTGGTCGACCGCCTGATGCAGATCTCGATCAAAAAGGGCATCGACTTCCGCTTCAACTCGACCTTCGAGCGGATCGAAAAACGTGAGGACGGATCGCTGAACCTGACCATGAAGGGCTGCGACGATATCCATGCCGATGCGGTGCTGTTCGCCATCGGCCGCATCCCCAACTCCGAAGGGTTGGGCTGTGCGGACGTCGGTGTGGAGCTCGGGGAGCGAGGCGCCATCAAGGTCGACGAGTATAACCGGACCTCGGTTCCCTCGATCTACGCGGTAGGCGACGTCACCGACCGGGTGCAGCTGACGCCCGTCGCCATCCGCGAGGGCCATGCGTTCGCCGACACCAAGTTCGGTAACAGTCCGCGCACCGTCGACTATGACTGCATCCCGAGCGCGGTGTTCAGCCATCCGCCGCTGGCCTCGGTCGGTCTAACCGAGGGGCAGGCCCGCAACCGGCTCGGCGACGTCAAGGTTTACACCTCCGACTTCCGTCCGATGAAAAATGTGCTCGCCGGCCGCAACGAGCGCTCGCTCTACAAGCTGGTGGTCGAAGGCGAGCATGAGCAGATCGTCGGCATCCACATGATCGGCCCGGACGCGCCCGAAATCCTCCAGGCGGCGGCGATCGCGGTGAAGGCCAAGCTCAAGAAGTCCGACTTCGACGCGGTCGTCGCCCTCCACCCGACCATGGCGGAAGAGCTAGTGCTGATGCGCTGA
- a CDS encoding CaiB/BaiF CoA transferase family protein gives MKPLDGIKVLDLSRVLAGPWCTQLLADLGAEVIKIEKPVSGDDTRHWGPPWHGEGDARVAAYFLSANRGKKSAAIDIARADGAALVRQLAAQCDVVVENFRVGGLKKYGLDAESLRTANPRLIYASITGFGQDGPYADRAGYDYIIQGMGGLMSITGQPDGTPGAEPMRVGVAVVDLFTGLYTCTGILSALYRREKTGEGAHIDMALLDTQLAMLANQASNALVSGKDPPRQGNTHPNIVPYQPFEAADQPIIIAVGNDGQFARLAALCGHPEWAADERFASNGARVANRHDIVPLISAEIAKGSASEWLARLEAAGIPAGPINSVTQALRSVQVQHRAMVQTIAGVPLVASPLRMDGEHEVSDLPPPQLGQHTDEVLTNLGISAAAASRLRSAGAIA, from the coding sequence ATGAAGCCGCTCGACGGCATCAAGGTGCTTGACCTTAGCCGCGTGCTCGCCGGCCCCTGGTGCACGCAACTGCTGGCCGACCTCGGCGCCGAAGTCATCAAGATCGAAAAGCCGGTGAGCGGCGACGACACTCGCCATTGGGGACCGCCCTGGCACGGCGAGGGCGATGCGCGCGTGGCCGCCTATTTCCTAAGCGCAAACCGGGGCAAGAAGTCGGCCGCGATCGACATAGCAAGAGCCGACGGCGCTGCCCTAGTGCGGCAGCTTGCGGCGCAATGCGACGTCGTAGTCGAGAACTTCCGTGTCGGCGGGCTGAAGAAGTACGGCCTCGACGCGGAGAGCCTCCGCACCGCCAACCCACGACTGATCTACGCCTCTATCACCGGTTTCGGGCAGGACGGGCCCTACGCTGACCGCGCCGGCTACGACTACATCATCCAGGGGATGGGCGGGTTGATGAGCATCACTGGCCAGCCGGACGGCACCCCGGGCGCAGAGCCGATGCGGGTCGGGGTCGCGGTCGTCGACCTGTTTACCGGCCTCTACACCTGCACCGGCATCCTGTCCGCGCTCTATCGACGCGAGAAGACGGGAGAGGGCGCCCACATCGACATGGCCCTTCTCGACACCCAACTGGCAATGCTCGCCAACCAGGCATCCAATGCCCTGGTCTCCGGCAAGGACCCGCCGCGGCAAGGCAACACCCACCCGAACATCGTACCCTATCAGCCCTTCGAAGCGGCCGATCAGCCGATCATCATCGCGGTCGGCAATGACGGCCAATTCGCCAGGCTGGCGGCGCTGTGCGGCCATCCGGAATGGGCCGCGGATGAGCGCTTCGCGAGTAACGGAGCGCGCGTCGCCAATCGTCACGACATCGTCCCCCTGATTTCGGCGGAGATCGCCAAGGGGTCAGCATCCGAATGGCTCGCCAGGTTGGAAGCCGCCGGCATTCCCGCAGGGCCGATCAACTCCGTGACGCAGGCGCTCCGAAGCGTTCAGGTCCAGCACCGCGCGATGGTGCAAACGATCGCTGGCGTACCGCTTGTTGCATCGCCTTTGCGGATGGATGGGGAGCATGAAGTGTCCGACCTGCCGCCCCCGCAACTGGGACAGCATACCGACGAGGTGCTGACGAACCTTGGGATCAGCGCTGCGGCGGCGAGTCGCCTTCGTTCGGCTGGCGCGATCGCCTAG
- a CDS encoding toxic anion resistance protein: MASEPGTETKTKLKLDPPEVLQPVAPAEAAGLVPLKADETSELDRKVATFVDELAALDANSPEFGKKVDQLTAMGRKEIAEAAGASNRFLDRPVKAIDSDTGIGADLVELRRTVEDLDPKENSKSLTGKKLLGIIPFGRKVNNYFDKYRSSQTHISAILGRLANGKDELLMDNAAIDTERAGLWKTMHKLEQMIHISKALDKQLEDKATELDATEPQKAKAIRESALFYTRQRTTDLLTQMAVTVQGYLALDLVKKNNVELVKGVDRASTTTVSALRTAVTVAQAMTNQKLVLEQITSLNTTTANIIDTTGELLRTQTGAIHEQAATSTIPLETLQRAFQNIYDTMDQIDTFKLQALGNMKQTVDTLGREVEKSKGYIARAEGVQQGRLEAAPSPFTPIESK; the protein is encoded by the coding sequence ATGGCGAGCGAACCGGGAACCGAGACCAAGACCAAGCTGAAGCTGGACCCGCCCGAGGTTCTTCAGCCGGTGGCGCCCGCCGAAGCGGCCGGGCTGGTGCCGTTGAAGGCGGACGAGACCAGCGAGCTCGACCGCAAGGTCGCGACCTTTGTCGACGAGCTTGCAGCGCTAGACGCGAACAGCCCGGAGTTCGGCAAGAAGGTCGATCAGCTGACCGCCATGGGCCGAAAGGAGATTGCGGAGGCCGCGGGCGCATCCAACCGCTTCCTGGACCGGCCGGTGAAGGCGATCGACAGCGACACAGGCATCGGCGCCGACCTTGTCGAGCTTCGCCGCACGGTCGAGGATCTCGACCCCAAGGAGAACAGCAAGTCGCTGACCGGCAAGAAGTTACTCGGGATCATCCCGTTCGGCCGCAAGGTGAACAACTACTTCGACAAATACCGTTCGTCGCAAACCCACATCTCGGCGATCCTCGGCAGGCTTGCGAACGGCAAGGACGAGCTGCTGATGGACAATGCCGCCATCGACACCGAGCGCGCCGGCTTGTGGAAGACGATGCACAAGCTCGAGCAGATGATCCACATCTCCAAGGCGCTCGACAAGCAGCTCGAGGACAAGGCGACCGAGCTGGACGCAACCGAGCCGCAGAAGGCCAAGGCCATCCGCGAAAGCGCCCTCTTCTACACCCGCCAGCGCACCACCGACCTGCTGACGCAGATGGCGGTGACCGTGCAGGGCTATCTGGCGCTGGATCTCGTCAAGAAGAACAATGTCGAGCTGGTGAAGGGCGTCGACCGCGCGTCCACCACGACCGTGTCGGCACTGCGCACCGCAGTGACCGTGGCGCAGGCGATGACCAACCAGAAGCTGGTGCTGGAACAGATCACCTCTCTCAATACCACGACGGCGAACATCATCGACACGACGGGCGAGCTGCTGCGGACGCAGACAGGCGCGATCCATGAGCAGGCGGCGACCTCGACGATCCCCCTGGAGACGCTGCAGCGGGCGTTCCAGAACATCTACGACACGATGGATCAGATCGACACGTTCAAGCTGCAGGCGCTCGGCAACATGAAGCAGACCGTCGACACGCTGGGGCGCGAAGTTGAGAAATCGAAGGGCTATATCGCTCGCGCCGAGGGCGTGCAGCAGGGACGGCTGGAGGCGGCGCCTTCGCCCTTCACCCCGATTGAGAGCAAATGA
- a CDS encoding Tad domain-containing protein: protein MISRLKKLVRNVDGNALMIAAASMPLMMGAAGLGVDAIQWALWKRQLQRTADSAAIAAVYGAIGGQTRAAAVARDLIHNSHLDTTPTITYPTPLAPYATDANAVRVQMTYSRQLSFSSYFMSSVPVITANATATVVPSGDYCVVSLETEAVTGINATGSTRVNLGCGMVTNSPDDQAAVATGNSSVTANPMAAVGQIPASDNWGAGTVLQPFTLAQADPFASVAAPVPSGTCSNVNIGPQEDTTLAPGCYSGMTIKGKVVMSPGTYVIDGGDFTVNAGADISCAGCTFVLTNRSTASAPTIGTININAGAELDLSAPDSSTNPFNGILFYQDRRAAANNDITINGGANMTLKGAVYLPRANLKMDGNASMTTTCFLIAAKRVTFTGNSSIDNNCPSTWLDRFKGRRVRLVG, encoded by the coding sequence ATGATTTCTAGGCTGAAGAAGCTCGTCCGGAACGTTGACGGCAACGCCCTCATGATTGCGGCCGCCTCCATGCCGCTGATGATGGGTGCTGCCGGCTTGGGCGTGGACGCCATCCAGTGGGCATTGTGGAAGCGTCAATTGCAGCGCACGGCGGACTCCGCGGCGATCGCTGCGGTGTACGGTGCCATCGGCGGGCAGACGCGCGCCGCCGCTGTTGCCCGTGACCTCATTCACAACAGCCATCTGGATACGACGCCGACGATCACTTACCCGACTCCGCTCGCGCCCTATGCTACCGATGCGAACGCGGTCCGAGTGCAGATGACCTACAGCAGGCAGCTGAGCTTTTCCTCCTACTTCATGTCTTCGGTGCCGGTGATCACCGCCAATGCAACAGCCACGGTGGTTCCCTCCGGAGACTATTGCGTTGTCAGCCTGGAGACCGAAGCGGTTACCGGCATCAACGCCACAGGCAGCACCCGGGTGAACCTGGGGTGCGGGATGGTCACCAACTCGCCCGACGACCAGGCGGCGGTTGCCACCGGCAATTCGAGCGTGACGGCAAACCCGATGGCAGCGGTGGGACAGATCCCGGCGAGCGACAACTGGGGTGCGGGAACAGTGCTTCAACCGTTCACCCTGGCGCAGGCCGACCCGTTTGCTTCCGTTGCTGCGCCGGTGCCGTCGGGCACCTGCTCAAACGTGAATATCGGTCCTCAGGAGGATACGACTCTGGCCCCGGGTTGCTACAGCGGCATGACCATCAAGGGCAAGGTCGTGATGTCGCCCGGGACCTACGTCATCGACGGCGGTGATTTCACCGTGAATGCGGGCGCCGACATCAGCTGTGCCGGATGCACCTTCGTGTTGACCAACCGAAGCACAGCTTCGGCACCCACGATCGGCACCATCAACATCAATGCTGGTGCGGAGCTGGATTTGTCGGCTCCAGACAGCAGTACAAATCCGTTTAACGGCATTCTGTTTTATCAGGATCGCCGGGCAGCCGCCAACAACGATATCACCATCAACGGCGGCGCCAACATGACCCTTAAAGGCGCCGTATACTTGCCCCGCGCAAACCTGAAGATGGACGGTAATGCGAGCATGACCACCACATGCTTCCTGATCGCCGCCAAGAGGGTGACCTTCACGGGCAACAGCTCCATCGACAACAACTGCCCGTCTACTTGGTTGGACAGGTTCAAGGGCCGTCGCGTACGGCTTGTCGGCTGA
- a CDS encoding TadE/TadG family type IV pilus assembly protein: MKRLRHFVGCESGTSVIELALILPTFAAFLIGIAEFSRAFSEKLQLEQAAQRAVEKVQQYQASTSTFSTMKAEAATAAGVTATASNPTVEWWLECDGVRQSSYNNPCSTTGAIEARWIEVRITKTYTPMFPSRVWPGANSDGTFTLVGEAGVRTQ; the protein is encoded by the coding sequence ATGAAGCGCCTTCGTCACTTTGTCGGTTGCGAGTCCGGAACTTCGGTCATCGAACTCGCCCTGATCCTGCCTACCTTCGCGGCATTCCTTATCGGCATCGCGGAGTTCAGCCGTGCCTTTTCCGAGAAGCTGCAGCTCGAACAGGCCGCGCAGCGGGCTGTCGAGAAGGTGCAGCAGTACCAGGCGAGCACCAGCACATTCAGCACGATGAAGGCCGAGGCTGCGACTGCTGCCGGGGTTACTGCCACTGCAAGCAACCCGACCGTGGAATGGTGGCTGGAGTGCGACGGCGTCCGCCAGTCGAGCTACAACAATCCCTGTTCCACAACCGGAGCCATCGAGGCGCGGTGGATCGAAGTGCGAATCACCAAAACTTATACGCCGATGTTCCCAAGCAGGGTGTGGCCTGGCGCCAACTCGGACGGGACCTTCACGCTTGTTGGCGAAGCGGGAGTGCGCACCCAATGA
- a CDS encoding TadE/TadG family type IV pilus assembly protein, with amino-acid sequence MKLGRKILRHENGASTIEAAIALPILASTVYGIFQLALLFFANAGMQWALGEGARFATLYATGRNVTVTTTSGSPAVTTTSTRTVNYATAADVQSKINSELFGPTDGTFVVDMPVSGTTSTTTTGLSEWYDLRVTYTRPMNFLLFAGPTITLVRTKRVYLAVS; translated from the coding sequence ATGAAGCTTGGGCGCAAGATCCTTCGGCACGAAAATGGCGCCTCGACGATCGAAGCTGCCATTGCACTGCCCATTCTGGCGTCGACGGTTTACGGCATCTTCCAGCTGGCGCTGCTGTTCTTCGCCAATGCCGGCATGCAATGGGCCCTGGGTGAAGGTGCCCGCTTCGCGACCTTGTACGCGACGGGGCGAAACGTCACGGTCACGACGACGAGCGGAAGTCCAGCGGTGACCACGACCTCCACGCGGACGGTCAACTACGCGACCGCCGCCGACGTTCAGTCGAAGATCAACTCGGAATTGTTCGGGCCAACTGATGGAACGTTCGTCGTCGATATGCCGGTGAGCGGAACAACCAGCACCACGACGACCGGGCTCAGCGAATGGTATGACCTTCGCGTCACTTACACGAGGCCGATGAATTTTCTTCTTTTCGCAGGTCCGACGATAACGCTGGTAAGGACCAAGCGGGTCTACCTGGCGGTCAGCTAA